GGCTTTTCCGAAAATACCGTCAGCGTGATCATTACCGCGTGATTTCAGAGTTTCGCACAGCGATTTCACACGGGGTGGGATTTGCGGCTTTTCGATACGAGAATATGTTCCTTTCTCAATTGCAAATGGTTGGGCAAAGGCAAATAAATTATCTGCTACCCGGTCGAATTGCATTTCTTGCTGCTTGCGGGTTTACATTAGCCCCCTTGATTTTTAATGATCAAGTGATTTATGTCGGGAATACGCACATGCATCCCTACAATCCGCGTGACAGGGAAATGCAGGCGAAAGCAATTGCGAAAGAGATCAAACTGCTTCGAGACGCTCCTGCTATTTTTATGGGGGATTTTAATACTGTGCCTCCGGGTTGCAAAACAAGTGGATTTCCTGCCGGCGAGCGTGATACCAACAGCTATAAAAATGATCAAACCATTGCCATTCTACAGGAAGCGGGTTTGCAACTGATGCCAATGACGGATGACGAAATTCACTATACCTACCCCACCGGACTCCCCAATCGAACGCTCGATTACATTGTTTTTTCAAAACATTGGGAAGTTATTCGATATGAAGTGATGAAAGATTTTAAGTATAGCGATCACTATCCTGTGTTTGGTGAATTCAGATTAAAAGATTAATTCATTTCCACAAAACCTACGAAAATCTTAAAATTTCGGACTTTTTAGGTTTTAGTTTTGAAGCCAAACAGCCGATTTAGTCGCTTCGCTTTCTAAGTGCTCAATTTTCCGCATCTTTCCTCATTCAAAAACATCCGCTTTTTTTTTCACAAAGAGATTGCAAATCCGCTTAAAATCGAGAGATTTACACAGTTACGAAGTAGTATTGTCGGTTCATGAAGTAAGGTGAGAACCTCTCTTTTAATCACTGAAAATCGCTTCGAGATTTTTTCAATGATCTCACGAAGGAGAAAAACTATGCTCACACGCGAGCTACCGACCCCTGATACAAAAATTCCACGCATCATTATTTATTCCGGTAAGGGGGGAACTGGTAAAACTACCATCTCATCAGCCACTGCAACCGCGCTTGCTAAAGAAGGTAAGCGCGTTTTGATTCTTTCCTCAGATCCCGCGCATTCTCTTTCTGATGTTTTCGATTTTAAGATTGGGCGGCAAGAGCCACTCAAAATTGCCGAGAATTTATACGGACTTGAGATCGATACGATATATGAACTGAAAAAGCACATGTCCGGCTTTCAGAAGTTCGTTGCAGATTCCTACTTAAAGCGAGGCGTCGATTCAGGCGTTGCCTCTGAACTCACCACACAGCCCGGGCTTGATGAAATCTTTTCGCTTTCAAGGCTTGTTGATGAAGCACATTCAGGCAAGTGGGATGCGATTATTCTTGATACTTCACCCACCGGAAATACGCTGCGGCTTTTAGCCTATCCGGAGATTATCATCGGTGGAAATATGGGCAAGCAGTTTTTTAAGTTGTATAAAAATATGGCGTCGCTTCAACGCTCGCTTGGTGGGCAGAATTCACCTGACCCGGAATTTTTTGATGAGGTGAATCTTCTGATGAAGCAAATGGAAGACATTAATAAATTTATTCTTCGCCCAGAAGTCACTTTCCGATTGGTTTTGAATCCCGAAAAGCTCTCGATACTTGAAACTAAACGAGCCTATACCTTTGTGCATCTTTACGGCATCAATATTGATTGCATTGTGGCCAATAAAGTATTGCCTACTTCGAACACTGTTGGAGATTATTTCGAATTTTGGTCAGACTTGCACCGGAAGTATTTGCTTGAAATCGATAATTCATTTTACCCTACGCCAATTTTCCGATGTGAATTGCAACGCACTGAGCCGATTGGGGTTGAAGAATTGGCGCGGGTGAGCAAAATGGTGTTTCGTGACCAATCGCCTGACTCTATCTTCCACGCAGGAAAAAATTTCTGGATTGAAAGTAAGAAGGATAATGTTGCTGAATTGAATCGCGAACTTCTTTGCATCAATATTCCATTTCTTGGCGATGCCGATGAAGTCAGCGTGAAACGAATGGGAACTGATATTTCTGTGACCGTCGATCGAATTCAACGCTTAATTACTTTGCCTCGAGTGCTTTATACCCTTGAAATGGAAAAATTCATTCGTGAAAAGAACACCTTAAAGGTTCTCTTTAAGGAAATCCCACGTGAAAAAGAAGATGAAAATGCGGAGCGAAGTGCCACACTTTCTAAACTCAGAGCCTCGCGGCAAATGCGAGCTTAGTCTTCGCCAACGATTTCAGTAACGCGAGCGAATCGCTCGCACAACCATATCCGCTTATGCAGTATCAAGATCCAAATGCGGGAGCCCCCATTCGAACGAAAATCCCGATTAGACAAGCGGATAAATTACCGCAACTTGTTGCGCCGGGAGAAAAGACTCCTTCAAATACAAACACGCTTTCAGCGAGCGAATTGAATTCAATAGGAGAGAGTTCTTCCGCCTCAAAATCAAAGCGAAGGAAAATTGTTTCCAAACGATTGGTTATTCAACTCACGTTTATTTTTGTGCATGTTGCGCTTATCAAATTTGCGATTCCCAATATATTATGGGCTGTGTTAGGACTCGCTTTTTGGGGAGGTCTTGTTTACGCGGCATCGCGCTCCGGACGTTGGGTATGCGCGTCATTTTGTTGGCTTGGCGGAATTCAAGATCTCTTTTATGGATTCGCCAAAAAGCGGGTCAGTTTCAATCCAAAAATTTCTCAATACATTACGCTCTTCTTTCTTATAGTTTGGGTTCCTCTTGCGTGGTTTTTTCATTCCTCTGCCATCACCGATATGAGTGAAAGCCCGATTAACAACCCAATCACCGATTTATCCTTGAGCTTTACCTCACCGGAAATGCTTCTCATGCAGTTTGGACATTTCGCGGTGCTATTCCTCGTAGGGCTTTCTGTGGCTGTCTTTGGCGCACGCGGCGCTTGTCACTACTTCTGCCCTTTCGGGATTGCCGTGGGATACTTTAAAAATCAACGATTGGTTCAACTAAACTTAAAAAAATAAGGGAAACGCGTATGCCTGCTTATCATGCACTTAGTTCACAAACAGAATC
This DNA window, taken from Chloroherpetonaceae bacterium, encodes the following:
- a CDS encoding 4Fe-4S binding protein codes for the protein MQYQDPNAGAPIRTKIPIRQADKLPQLVAPGEKTPSNTNTLSASELNSIGESSSASKSKRRKIVSKRLVIQLTFIFVHVALIKFAIPNILWAVLGLAFWGGLVYAASRSGRWVCASFCWLGGIQDLFYGFAKKRVSFNPKISQYITLFFLIVWVPLAWFFHSSAITDMSESPINNPITDLSLSFTSPEMLLMQFGHFAVLFLVGLSVAVFGARGACHYFCPFGIAVGYFKNQRLVQLNLKK
- a CDS encoding TRC40/GET3/ArsA family transport-energizing ATPase, which gives rise to MLTRELPTPDTKIPRIIIYSGKGGTGKTTISSATATALAKEGKRVLILSSDPAHSLSDVFDFKIGRQEPLKIAENLYGLEIDTIYELKKHMSGFQKFVADSYLKRGVDSGVASELTTQPGLDEIFSLSRLVDEAHSGKWDAIILDTSPTGNTLRLLAYPEIIIGGNMGKQFFKLYKNMASLQRSLGGQNSPDPEFFDEVNLLMKQMEDINKFILRPEVTFRLVLNPEKLSILETKRAYTFVHLYGINIDCIVANKVLPTSNTVGDYFEFWSDLHRKYLLEIDNSFYPTPIFRCELQRTEPIGVEELARVSKMVFRDQSPDSIFHAGKNFWIESKKDNVAELNRELLCINIPFLGDADEVSVKRMGTDISVTVDRIQRLITLPRVLYTLEMEKFIREKNTLKVLFKEIPREKEDENAERSATLSKLRASRQMRA
- a CDS encoding endonuclease/exonuclease/phosphatase family protein, translated to MTEKREQKTIRCLTLNTHRGRGPKLPYLLAQSSLNEAERIELLHDTRAYTHYIAEWLNQNKNNYDVVGLQEVFNGILGLGDRLFRKYRQRDHYRVISEFRTAISHGVGFAAFRYENMFLSQLQMVGQRQINYLLPGRIAFLAACGFTLAPLIFNDQVIYVGNTHMHPYNPRDREMQAKAIAKEIKLLRDAPAIFMGDFNTVPPGCKTSGFPAGERDTNSYKNDQTIAILQEAGLQLMPMTDDEIHYTYPTGLPNRTLDYIVFSKHWEVIRYEVMKDFKYSDHYPVFGEFRLKD